A single Hippocampus zosterae strain Florida chromosome 17, ASM2543408v3, whole genome shotgun sequence DNA region contains:
- the sun1b gene encoding SUN domain-containing protein 1 isoform X2: MTMDFSQLHTYTPPQCAPENTGYTYSLSSSYSTAALEFEKEHHIAPVYESPRMSRRSLRLQTVAGHHGNDSLMDYTQSQSSYTTRKESRTLRSRKLQSSSNAMSFSLSQAGTPRKNLSFSAVSTPINSSTRVEESNAAFDASRHTGIGDQARLSQRTITTTTTTMTIDGIRGRTSQSELSSSNVNGDVGASKSHATLANGYICKDCSCHSQTSDSLITHPSLTSSSPSSHAEEVCTHAGYSSSPFTSIYSRDRSRNSKTGVLTSMSNTCVRLSKKVLAPFVSIVTMLYSSVLWVRTQTTSGTPGRAGVFASCTDALRQTASSSLSQMWLLKRRVTGDRSKDSQVQAHSSYCGSMNVKDLVTEDSSHLNLNGSLCDDCKGKEYSETHAVLLTQSSRSRRLAGALWSLLACTGYYLLQPGHSVVRGAKALGSGVGTLTQRLLTLLWTILAAPVKAGQGLIWVLASGWYHLASLMSVLNVFFLTQCLPKLWKLLLLLLPLLLLLAWWLWGPSAAVLLGYLQAITITEWRPSSPVTYLSNLIPASVPVSVPPANLPQTSAPVSQMPPIVAPSLDLERLERLERQLTLLWQRVQQSDQKQEQHHTDILALYSTLREKLHSETDRETLGLWVSSLLEQKLGVLRGELTKDHAVREQSEEQLKALQGSQTARLAELELLLGALAAKTEAVQQKQQQYELDKEKMKVVVAPAADAPPLSNVGVGQEEHDALQAEVQRLELDLGKVRQDLLGVMGCKGKCEQLDSLQETMSAEVSSQVRKELHALFFGSSSSGEAQGELPEPLVVWLGQHYASTGDLRASLVALEHSILSNISRQLELTRAQTLSEAESKATSIVGTVTGTVPSVASAECLSEEQVKVIAQNVLKLYSQDKTGLVDYALESGGGSILSTRCSETHETKTALMSLFGLPLWYFSQSPRVVIQPDMYPGNCWAFKGSQGYLVIRLSMMIRPTSFCLEHIPKVLSPTGNISSAPRDFTVFGLSDEYQVEGEFLGNYTYQEDGDSLQIFPIKEPTEKTFQIMEVRVLSNWGHPDYTCLYRFRVHGEPRPQ; the protein is encoded by the exons CTCCAGCTACTCAACGGCAGCGTTAGAGTTTGAGAAGGAGCACCACATTGCTCCGGTGTACGAGTCGCCCAGGATGTCACGTCGGAGCCTGCGTCTGCAAACCGTTGccggtcaccatggcaacgacAGCCTTATGGACTACACCCAGAGCCAGAGCAGCTATACCACCAGGAAAGAGTCACG GACTCTGCGGAGCCGAAAGCTGCAGTCCAGTTCCAACGCCATGTCTTTCTCCCTGAGCCAAGCCGGCACGCCGAGGAAGAACCTCAGCTTCTCGGCCGTCAGCACGCCGATAAACAGCAGCACGAGGGTGGAGGAAAGCAACGCGGCGTTTGACGCCAGCCGTCACACGGGCATCGGGGACCAGGCTCGGCTCAGCCAGCGCACCATCACTACGACCACAACCACGATGACTATCGACGGCATCCGGG GCAGGACGTCCCAATCCGAGCTCAGCTCGTCGAACGTCAACGGCGACGTCGGCGCTTCCAAGTCCCACGCGACGCTCGCCAACGGCTACATCTGTAAAGACTGCTCCTGTCATTCGCAAACGAGTGACTCCCTCATCACTCACCCTTCACTGACATCTTCGTCGCCATCGTCACACGCGGAGGAAGTGTGCACCCATGCCGGCTACTCGTCGTCACCTTTCACAAGCATATACTCCCGAGACCGGAGTCGAAATAGCAAGACAG GTGTCCTAACTTCGATGTCGAATACGTGTGTGCGCCTGAGCAAAAAAGTCCTGGCCCCGTTTGTCTCGATCGTCACTATGCTATACAGCAGCGTGCTCTGGGTGCGCACGCAAACCACAAGCGGCACGCCGGGAAGAG CGGGCGTCTTTGCATCGTGTACGGACGCCTTGAGACAGACGGCGTCCTCCAGTCTGTCTCAAATGTGGCTGCTCAAACGCAGGGTGACGGGCGACAGATCTAAAGACTCTCAAGTACAAG CTCACTCGAGTTATTGTGGGAGCATGAATGTCAAAGATCTGGTGACGGAAGACTCATCGCATCTCAATCTCAATGGTTCCCTAt GTGATGACTGTAAAGGGAAGGAGTACTCTGAGACACACGCCGTCCTCCTCACTCAGTCCTCCAGGTCTCGGCGCCTGGCGGGGGCGCTGTGGAGCCTTCTGGCTTGCACAG GTTACTACCTCCTCCAGCCGGGTCATTCTGTGGTGAGAGGCGCTAAAGCTTTGGGCTCAGGTGTTGGGACACTGACACAGAGACTCCTCACGCTGCTGTGGACAATTCTCGCAGCTCCAG TGAAGGCAGGCCAAGGTCTAATTTGGGTTCTTGCCAGTGGCTGGTACCATCTTGCCTCCCTCATGTCTGTTCTCAACGTCTTCTTTCTGACACA ATGTCTTCCCAAACTCTGGAAGCTCCTGCTGCTTCTTCTGCCGCTACTGCTCCTCTtag CTTGGTGGCTGTGGGGTCCGTCGGCTGCCGTGCTCCTTGGCTACCTACAggccataaccatcacagagtGGCGACCTTCCTCTCCCGTCACCTACCTTTCCAACTTGATACCAGCCTCTGTTCCAGTTTCTGTACCTCCTGCAAACCTTCCCCAGACCTCCGCTCCCGTCTCACAGATGCCG CCAATTGTAGCCCCGAGTTTGGACTTGGAGCGCCTCGAACGTCTGGAACGCCAGCTAACTCTGCTGTGGCAGCGAGTCCAACAGAGCGACCAGAAGCAGGAGCAGCATCACACGGACATATTAGCTCTGTACTCCACCCTGAGGGAGAAACTCCACAGCGAGACCGACAGGGAGACACTGGGACTGTGGGTGTCATCGCTGTTGGAGCAAAAGCTGGGCGTGCTGCGCGGAGAGCTGACAAAGGACCATGCCGTCCGAGAGCAG AGCGAAGAGCAGCTCAAAGCGCTTCAAGGGAGTCAAACGGCGCGGTTAGCTGAGTTGGAATTGCTACTCGGCGCTCTGGCTGCCAAGACTGAG GCGGTGCAACAGAAGCAGCAACAATATGAacttgacaaagaaaaaatgaaagtgGTCGTCGCTCCGGCTGCAGACGCACCTCCTCTTAG CAATGTCGGAGTGGGCCAGGAGGAGCACGATGCGTTGCAGGCGGAGGTGCAGAGACTTGAGCTGGACTTGGGAAAAGTCAGGCAGGACCTGCTGGGCGTCATGGGATGCAAGGGCAAGTGTGAGCAGCTGGACTCGCTGCAGGAGACG ATGTCTGCTGAGGTTTCCTCCCAAGTACGCAAAGAACTGCACGCCCTGTTCTTCGGCAGCAGCTCGTCCGGCGAGGCTCAAGGCGAATTGCCCGAGCCTCTTGTCGTCTGGCTGGGCCAGCATTACGCGAGCACGGGTGACCTGCGGGCATCACTGGTCGCACTGGAGCACAGCATCCTGAGCAACATTTCCCGGCAGCTGGAGCTCACCCGCGCGCAGACGCTCAGCGAGGCAGAATCCAAGGCCACGTCCATTGTTGGCACGGTGACCGGCACGGTGCCGAGCGTTGCTTCTGCTGAGTGCCTTTCAGAAGAG CAAGTAAAAGTGATTGCCCAGAATGTGCTGAAGCTCTACTCGCAGGACAAGACCGGTCTGGTGGACTATGCCCTGGAATCTGGAG GTGGTAGCATCCTCAGCACTCGCTGCTCAGAGACGCACGAGACCAAGACGGCCCTCATGAGTCTGTTCGGGCTCCCGCTCTGGTACTTCTCCCAGTCCCCTCGCGTTGTCATCCAG cctgacatgtaCCCGGGCAACTGCTGGGCGTTCAAAGGCTCGCAGGGTTACCTTGTGATCCGGCTTTCCATGATGATCCGACCCACGTCCTTCTGCTTGGAACACATTCCCAAAGTGCTGTCCCCCACCGGGAACATCAGCAGTGCCCCACGTGACTTCACAGTCTTT GGTCTGAGCGACGAGTACCAGGTAGAAGGCGAGTTCCTCGGTAACTACACCTACCAGGAGGATGGAGACTCACTGCAAATCTTCCCTATTAAG GAGCCCACGGAGAAGACTTTCCAAATCATGGAGGTGCGGGTGCTGTCCAACTGGGGGCATCCCGACTACACTTGCTTGTATCGCTTCAGAGTCCACGGAGAGCCGCGGCCTCAGTGA
- the sun1b gene encoding SUN domain-containing protein 1 isoform X1, which translates to MHEESKQRRMTMDFSQLHTYTPPQCAPENTGYTYSLSSSYSTAALEFEKEHHIAPVYESPRMSRRSLRLQTVAGHHGNDSLMDYTQSQSSYTTRKESRTLRSRKLQSSSNAMSFSLSQAGTPRKNLSFSAVSTPINSSTRVEESNAAFDASRHTGIGDQARLSQRTITTTTTTMTIDGIRGRTSQSELSSSNVNGDVGASKSHATLANGYICKDCSCHSQTSDSLITHPSLTSSSPSSHAEEVCTHAGYSSSPFTSIYSRDRSRNSKTGVLTSMSNTCVRLSKKVLAPFVSIVTMLYSSVLWVRTQTTSGTPGRAGVFASCTDALRQTASSSLSQMWLLKRRVTGDRSKDSQVQAHSSYCGSMNVKDLVTEDSSHLNLNGSLCDDCKGKEYSETHAVLLTQSSRSRRLAGALWSLLACTGYYLLQPGHSVVRGAKALGSGVGTLTQRLLTLLWTILAAPVKAGQGLIWVLASGWYHLASLMSVLNVFFLTQCLPKLWKLLLLLLPLLLLLAWWLWGPSAAVLLGYLQAITITEWRPSSPVTYLSNLIPASVPVSVPPANLPQTSAPVSQMPPIVAPSLDLERLERLERQLTLLWQRVQQSDQKQEQHHTDILALYSTLREKLHSETDRETLGLWVSSLLEQKLGVLRGELTKDHAVREQSEEQLKALQGSQTARLAELELLLGALAAKTEAVQQKQQQYELDKEKMKVVVAPAADAPPLSNVGVGQEEHDALQAEVQRLELDLGKVRQDLLGVMGCKGKCEQLDSLQETMSAEVSSQVRKELHALFFGSSSSGEAQGELPEPLVVWLGQHYASTGDLRASLVALEHSILSNISRQLELTRAQTLSEAESKATSIVGTVTGTVPSVASAECLSEEQVKVIAQNVLKLYSQDKTGLVDYALESGGGSILSTRCSETHETKTALMSLFGLPLWYFSQSPRVVIQPDMYPGNCWAFKGSQGYLVIRLSMMIRPTSFCLEHIPKVLSPTGNISSAPRDFTVFGLSDEYQVEGEFLGNYTYQEDGDSLQIFPIKEPTEKTFQIMEVRVLSNWGHPDYTCLYRFRVHGEPRPQ; encoded by the exons CTCCAGCTACTCAACGGCAGCGTTAGAGTTTGAGAAGGAGCACCACATTGCTCCGGTGTACGAGTCGCCCAGGATGTCACGTCGGAGCCTGCGTCTGCAAACCGTTGccggtcaccatggcaacgacAGCCTTATGGACTACACCCAGAGCCAGAGCAGCTATACCACCAGGAAAGAGTCACG GACTCTGCGGAGCCGAAAGCTGCAGTCCAGTTCCAACGCCATGTCTTTCTCCCTGAGCCAAGCCGGCACGCCGAGGAAGAACCTCAGCTTCTCGGCCGTCAGCACGCCGATAAACAGCAGCACGAGGGTGGAGGAAAGCAACGCGGCGTTTGACGCCAGCCGTCACACGGGCATCGGGGACCAGGCTCGGCTCAGCCAGCGCACCATCACTACGACCACAACCACGATGACTATCGACGGCATCCGGG GCAGGACGTCCCAATCCGAGCTCAGCTCGTCGAACGTCAACGGCGACGTCGGCGCTTCCAAGTCCCACGCGACGCTCGCCAACGGCTACATCTGTAAAGACTGCTCCTGTCATTCGCAAACGAGTGACTCCCTCATCACTCACCCTTCACTGACATCTTCGTCGCCATCGTCACACGCGGAGGAAGTGTGCACCCATGCCGGCTACTCGTCGTCACCTTTCACAAGCATATACTCCCGAGACCGGAGTCGAAATAGCAAGACAG GTGTCCTAACTTCGATGTCGAATACGTGTGTGCGCCTGAGCAAAAAAGTCCTGGCCCCGTTTGTCTCGATCGTCACTATGCTATACAGCAGCGTGCTCTGGGTGCGCACGCAAACCACAAGCGGCACGCCGGGAAGAG CGGGCGTCTTTGCATCGTGTACGGACGCCTTGAGACAGACGGCGTCCTCCAGTCTGTCTCAAATGTGGCTGCTCAAACGCAGGGTGACGGGCGACAGATCTAAAGACTCTCAAGTACAAG CTCACTCGAGTTATTGTGGGAGCATGAATGTCAAAGATCTGGTGACGGAAGACTCATCGCATCTCAATCTCAATGGTTCCCTAt GTGATGACTGTAAAGGGAAGGAGTACTCTGAGACACACGCCGTCCTCCTCACTCAGTCCTCCAGGTCTCGGCGCCTGGCGGGGGCGCTGTGGAGCCTTCTGGCTTGCACAG GTTACTACCTCCTCCAGCCGGGTCATTCTGTGGTGAGAGGCGCTAAAGCTTTGGGCTCAGGTGTTGGGACACTGACACAGAGACTCCTCACGCTGCTGTGGACAATTCTCGCAGCTCCAG TGAAGGCAGGCCAAGGTCTAATTTGGGTTCTTGCCAGTGGCTGGTACCATCTTGCCTCCCTCATGTCTGTTCTCAACGTCTTCTTTCTGACACA ATGTCTTCCCAAACTCTGGAAGCTCCTGCTGCTTCTTCTGCCGCTACTGCTCCTCTtag CTTGGTGGCTGTGGGGTCCGTCGGCTGCCGTGCTCCTTGGCTACCTACAggccataaccatcacagagtGGCGACCTTCCTCTCCCGTCACCTACCTTTCCAACTTGATACCAGCCTCTGTTCCAGTTTCTGTACCTCCTGCAAACCTTCCCCAGACCTCCGCTCCCGTCTCACAGATGCCG CCAATTGTAGCCCCGAGTTTGGACTTGGAGCGCCTCGAACGTCTGGAACGCCAGCTAACTCTGCTGTGGCAGCGAGTCCAACAGAGCGACCAGAAGCAGGAGCAGCATCACACGGACATATTAGCTCTGTACTCCACCCTGAGGGAGAAACTCCACAGCGAGACCGACAGGGAGACACTGGGACTGTGGGTGTCATCGCTGTTGGAGCAAAAGCTGGGCGTGCTGCGCGGAGAGCTGACAAAGGACCATGCCGTCCGAGAGCAG AGCGAAGAGCAGCTCAAAGCGCTTCAAGGGAGTCAAACGGCGCGGTTAGCTGAGTTGGAATTGCTACTCGGCGCTCTGGCTGCCAAGACTGAG GCGGTGCAACAGAAGCAGCAACAATATGAacttgacaaagaaaaaatgaaagtgGTCGTCGCTCCGGCTGCAGACGCACCTCCTCTTAG CAATGTCGGAGTGGGCCAGGAGGAGCACGATGCGTTGCAGGCGGAGGTGCAGAGACTTGAGCTGGACTTGGGAAAAGTCAGGCAGGACCTGCTGGGCGTCATGGGATGCAAGGGCAAGTGTGAGCAGCTGGACTCGCTGCAGGAGACG ATGTCTGCTGAGGTTTCCTCCCAAGTACGCAAAGAACTGCACGCCCTGTTCTTCGGCAGCAGCTCGTCCGGCGAGGCTCAAGGCGAATTGCCCGAGCCTCTTGTCGTCTGGCTGGGCCAGCATTACGCGAGCACGGGTGACCTGCGGGCATCACTGGTCGCACTGGAGCACAGCATCCTGAGCAACATTTCCCGGCAGCTGGAGCTCACCCGCGCGCAGACGCTCAGCGAGGCAGAATCCAAGGCCACGTCCATTGTTGGCACGGTGACCGGCACGGTGCCGAGCGTTGCTTCTGCTGAGTGCCTTTCAGAAGAG CAAGTAAAAGTGATTGCCCAGAATGTGCTGAAGCTCTACTCGCAGGACAAGACCGGTCTGGTGGACTATGCCCTGGAATCTGGAG GTGGTAGCATCCTCAGCACTCGCTGCTCAGAGACGCACGAGACCAAGACGGCCCTCATGAGTCTGTTCGGGCTCCCGCTCTGGTACTTCTCCCAGTCCCCTCGCGTTGTCATCCAG cctgacatgtaCCCGGGCAACTGCTGGGCGTTCAAAGGCTCGCAGGGTTACCTTGTGATCCGGCTTTCCATGATGATCCGACCCACGTCCTTCTGCTTGGAACACATTCCCAAAGTGCTGTCCCCCACCGGGAACATCAGCAGTGCCCCACGTGACTTCACAGTCTTT GGTCTGAGCGACGAGTACCAGGTAGAAGGCGAGTTCCTCGGTAACTACACCTACCAGGAGGATGGAGACTCACTGCAAATCTTCCCTATTAAG GAGCCCACGGAGAAGACTTTCCAAATCATGGAGGTGCGGGTGCTGTCCAACTGGGGGCATCCCGACTACACTTGCTTGTATCGCTTCAGAGTCCACGGAGAGCCGCGGCCTCAGTGA
- the sun1b gene encoding SUN domain-containing protein 1 isoform X3, whose product MSRRSLRLQTVAGHHGNDSLMDYTQSQSSYTTRKESRTLRSRKLQSSSNAMSFSLSQAGTPRKNLSFSAVSTPINSSTRVEESNAAFDASRHTGIGDQARLSQRTITTTTTTMTIDGIRGRTSQSELSSSNVNGDVGASKSHATLANGYICKDCSCHSQTSDSLITHPSLTSSSPSSHAEEVCTHAGYSSSPFTSIYSRDRSRNSKTGVLTSMSNTCVRLSKKVLAPFVSIVTMLYSSVLWVRTQTTSGTPGRAGVFASCTDALRQTASSSLSQMWLLKRRVTGDRSKDSQVQAHSSYCGSMNVKDLVTEDSSHLNLNGSLCDDCKGKEYSETHAVLLTQSSRSRRLAGALWSLLACTGYYLLQPGHSVVRGAKALGSGVGTLTQRLLTLLWTILAAPVKAGQGLIWVLASGWYHLASLMSVLNVFFLTQCLPKLWKLLLLLLPLLLLLAWWLWGPSAAVLLGYLQAITITEWRPSSPVTYLSNLIPASVPVSVPPANLPQTSAPVSQMPPIVAPSLDLERLERLERQLTLLWQRVQQSDQKQEQHHTDILALYSTLREKLHSETDRETLGLWVSSLLEQKLGVLRGELTKDHAVREQSEEQLKALQGSQTARLAELELLLGALAAKTEAVQQKQQQYELDKEKMKVVVAPAADAPPLSNVGVGQEEHDALQAEVQRLELDLGKVRQDLLGVMGCKGKCEQLDSLQETMSAEVSSQVRKELHALFFGSSSSGEAQGELPEPLVVWLGQHYASTGDLRASLVALEHSILSNISRQLELTRAQTLSEAESKATSIVGTVTGTVPSVASAECLSEEQVKVIAQNVLKLYSQDKTGLVDYALESGGGSILSTRCSETHETKTALMSLFGLPLWYFSQSPRVVIQPDMYPGNCWAFKGSQGYLVIRLSMMIRPTSFCLEHIPKVLSPTGNISSAPRDFTVFGLSDEYQVEGEFLGNYTYQEDGDSLQIFPIKEPTEKTFQIMEVRVLSNWGHPDYTCLYRFRVHGEPRPQ is encoded by the exons ATGTCACGTCGGAGCCTGCGTCTGCAAACCGTTGccggtcaccatggcaacgacAGCCTTATGGACTACACCCAGAGCCAGAGCAGCTATACCACCAGGAAAGAGTCACG GACTCTGCGGAGCCGAAAGCTGCAGTCCAGTTCCAACGCCATGTCTTTCTCCCTGAGCCAAGCCGGCACGCCGAGGAAGAACCTCAGCTTCTCGGCCGTCAGCACGCCGATAAACAGCAGCACGAGGGTGGAGGAAAGCAACGCGGCGTTTGACGCCAGCCGTCACACGGGCATCGGGGACCAGGCTCGGCTCAGCCAGCGCACCATCACTACGACCACAACCACGATGACTATCGACGGCATCCGGG GCAGGACGTCCCAATCCGAGCTCAGCTCGTCGAACGTCAACGGCGACGTCGGCGCTTCCAAGTCCCACGCGACGCTCGCCAACGGCTACATCTGTAAAGACTGCTCCTGTCATTCGCAAACGAGTGACTCCCTCATCACTCACCCTTCACTGACATCTTCGTCGCCATCGTCACACGCGGAGGAAGTGTGCACCCATGCCGGCTACTCGTCGTCACCTTTCACAAGCATATACTCCCGAGACCGGAGTCGAAATAGCAAGACAG GTGTCCTAACTTCGATGTCGAATACGTGTGTGCGCCTGAGCAAAAAAGTCCTGGCCCCGTTTGTCTCGATCGTCACTATGCTATACAGCAGCGTGCTCTGGGTGCGCACGCAAACCACAAGCGGCACGCCGGGAAGAG CGGGCGTCTTTGCATCGTGTACGGACGCCTTGAGACAGACGGCGTCCTCCAGTCTGTCTCAAATGTGGCTGCTCAAACGCAGGGTGACGGGCGACAGATCTAAAGACTCTCAAGTACAAG CTCACTCGAGTTATTGTGGGAGCATGAATGTCAAAGATCTGGTGACGGAAGACTCATCGCATCTCAATCTCAATGGTTCCCTAt GTGATGACTGTAAAGGGAAGGAGTACTCTGAGACACACGCCGTCCTCCTCACTCAGTCCTCCAGGTCTCGGCGCCTGGCGGGGGCGCTGTGGAGCCTTCTGGCTTGCACAG GTTACTACCTCCTCCAGCCGGGTCATTCTGTGGTGAGAGGCGCTAAAGCTTTGGGCTCAGGTGTTGGGACACTGACACAGAGACTCCTCACGCTGCTGTGGACAATTCTCGCAGCTCCAG TGAAGGCAGGCCAAGGTCTAATTTGGGTTCTTGCCAGTGGCTGGTACCATCTTGCCTCCCTCATGTCTGTTCTCAACGTCTTCTTTCTGACACA ATGTCTTCCCAAACTCTGGAAGCTCCTGCTGCTTCTTCTGCCGCTACTGCTCCTCTtag CTTGGTGGCTGTGGGGTCCGTCGGCTGCCGTGCTCCTTGGCTACCTACAggccataaccatcacagagtGGCGACCTTCCTCTCCCGTCACCTACCTTTCCAACTTGATACCAGCCTCTGTTCCAGTTTCTGTACCTCCTGCAAACCTTCCCCAGACCTCCGCTCCCGTCTCACAGATGCCG CCAATTGTAGCCCCGAGTTTGGACTTGGAGCGCCTCGAACGTCTGGAACGCCAGCTAACTCTGCTGTGGCAGCGAGTCCAACAGAGCGACCAGAAGCAGGAGCAGCATCACACGGACATATTAGCTCTGTACTCCACCCTGAGGGAGAAACTCCACAGCGAGACCGACAGGGAGACACTGGGACTGTGGGTGTCATCGCTGTTGGAGCAAAAGCTGGGCGTGCTGCGCGGAGAGCTGACAAAGGACCATGCCGTCCGAGAGCAG AGCGAAGAGCAGCTCAAAGCGCTTCAAGGGAGTCAAACGGCGCGGTTAGCTGAGTTGGAATTGCTACTCGGCGCTCTGGCTGCCAAGACTGAG GCGGTGCAACAGAAGCAGCAACAATATGAacttgacaaagaaaaaatgaaagtgGTCGTCGCTCCGGCTGCAGACGCACCTCCTCTTAG CAATGTCGGAGTGGGCCAGGAGGAGCACGATGCGTTGCAGGCGGAGGTGCAGAGACTTGAGCTGGACTTGGGAAAAGTCAGGCAGGACCTGCTGGGCGTCATGGGATGCAAGGGCAAGTGTGAGCAGCTGGACTCGCTGCAGGAGACG ATGTCTGCTGAGGTTTCCTCCCAAGTACGCAAAGAACTGCACGCCCTGTTCTTCGGCAGCAGCTCGTCCGGCGAGGCTCAAGGCGAATTGCCCGAGCCTCTTGTCGTCTGGCTGGGCCAGCATTACGCGAGCACGGGTGACCTGCGGGCATCACTGGTCGCACTGGAGCACAGCATCCTGAGCAACATTTCCCGGCAGCTGGAGCTCACCCGCGCGCAGACGCTCAGCGAGGCAGAATCCAAGGCCACGTCCATTGTTGGCACGGTGACCGGCACGGTGCCGAGCGTTGCTTCTGCTGAGTGCCTTTCAGAAGAG CAAGTAAAAGTGATTGCCCAGAATGTGCTGAAGCTCTACTCGCAGGACAAGACCGGTCTGGTGGACTATGCCCTGGAATCTGGAG GTGGTAGCATCCTCAGCACTCGCTGCTCAGAGACGCACGAGACCAAGACGGCCCTCATGAGTCTGTTCGGGCTCCCGCTCTGGTACTTCTCCCAGTCCCCTCGCGTTGTCATCCAG cctgacatgtaCCCGGGCAACTGCTGGGCGTTCAAAGGCTCGCAGGGTTACCTTGTGATCCGGCTTTCCATGATGATCCGACCCACGTCCTTCTGCTTGGAACACATTCCCAAAGTGCTGTCCCCCACCGGGAACATCAGCAGTGCCCCACGTGACTTCACAGTCTTT GGTCTGAGCGACGAGTACCAGGTAGAAGGCGAGTTCCTCGGTAACTACACCTACCAGGAGGATGGAGACTCACTGCAAATCTTCCCTATTAAG GAGCCCACGGAGAAGACTTTCCAAATCATGGAGGTGCGGGTGCTGTCCAACTGGGGGCATCCCGACTACACTTGCTTGTATCGCTTCAGAGTCCACGGAGAGCCGCGGCCTCAGTGA